In a single window of the Streptomyces sp. HUAS ZL42 genome:
- the rfbC gene encoding dTDP-4-dehydrorhamnose 3,5-epimerase: MRPLDIEGAWVLEPKVFPDERGSFHEWYRGEEFREATGYDLTLAQANCSVSRRGVLRGVHFSDVPPGQAKYVTCVRGAILDVVVDLRVGSPSFGRWEAVRLDDATRHAVFLAEGLGHAFLALTSDATVVYLCSTGYAPEREHGVHPLDPELGIAWPEDVPRLLSPKDEQAPTLAEARSAGMLPSYETCRAYYEEVRERGLSG, translated from the coding sequence ATGCGGCCGTTGGACATCGAGGGCGCCTGGGTGCTGGAACCCAAGGTCTTCCCGGACGAGCGCGGCAGCTTCCACGAGTGGTACCGCGGCGAGGAGTTCCGCGAGGCCACCGGCTACGACCTGACGCTCGCCCAGGCCAACTGCTCGGTCTCACGCCGCGGCGTCCTGCGCGGGGTGCACTTCTCCGACGTCCCGCCCGGCCAGGCCAAGTACGTGACCTGTGTGCGCGGCGCGATCCTGGACGTGGTGGTCGACCTGCGCGTCGGCTCGCCCTCGTTCGGCCGGTGGGAGGCGGTGCGGCTCGACGACGCCACCCGGCACGCGGTGTTCCTCGCGGAGGGGCTCGGGCACGCCTTCCTGGCGCTCACCTCCGACGCCACGGTGGTGTACCTGTGCTCGACGGGCTACGCGCCCGAGCGGGAGCACGGTGTCCACCCGCTCGACCCCGAGCTGGGCATCGCCTGGCCCGAGGACGTCCCGCGCCTGCTGTCGCCGAAGGACGAGCAGGCGCCGACGCTGGCCGAGGCGCGGAGCGCGGGGATGCTGCCGTCGTACGAGACCTGCCGCGCGTACTACGAGGAAGTGCGCGAGCGCGGCCTCAGCGGCTGA
- the rfbD gene encoding dTDP-4-dehydrorhamnose reductase encodes MRWLVTGAGGMLGRDTVEELTRRGEDVVGLDHTALDITLPEAVGRAFAEHRPDLVVNCAAYTAVDDAETDEARALRINGEGPRVLARTCAGSGARLVHVSTDYVFAGEARATPYPEDHPPAPRTAYGRTKLAGERAVLTELPARSAVVRTAWLYGVHGRSFVRTMLDLETRRDTVDVVDDQRGQPTWSADVAARLADLGPLVGTGVNGVFHATSSGEASWFDLAREVFRAVGADPDRVHPTGSDAYPRPAPRPAYSVLAHGRWRETGLPPPRDWRAALHEALPLIRKENPS; translated from the coding sequence ATGAGGTGGCTGGTCACCGGAGCGGGCGGCATGCTCGGGCGCGACACGGTCGAGGAGCTGACCCGTCGCGGCGAGGACGTGGTGGGCCTGGACCACACGGCCCTGGACATCACCCTGCCCGAGGCCGTCGGCCGCGCCTTCGCCGAGCACCGTCCCGACCTGGTGGTCAACTGCGCCGCGTACACGGCCGTCGACGACGCCGAAACGGACGAGGCACGCGCGCTGCGCATCAACGGTGAGGGACCGCGGGTGCTCGCCCGGACCTGTGCCGGGAGTGGGGCGCGCCTGGTGCACGTCTCCACCGACTACGTCTTCGCCGGCGAAGCCCGCGCGACGCCCTACCCGGAGGACCACCCGCCCGCCCCGCGCACCGCCTACGGCCGCACCAAACTCGCCGGGGAGCGGGCAGTGCTCACCGAACTCCCCGCCCGCAGCGCCGTCGTACGCACCGCGTGGCTCTACGGTGTCCACGGCCGCAGTTTCGTCCGCACGATGCTCGACCTGGAGACACGCCGGGACACCGTCGACGTCGTCGACGACCAGCGAGGACAGCCCACCTGGAGCGCCGATGTCGCCGCGCGGCTCGCCGACCTCGGACCGCTCGTCGGAACCGGCGTCAACGGCGTGTTCCACGCCACCAGTTCGGGAGAGGCCAGCTGGTTCGACCTGGCCCGCGAGGTGTTCCGGGCCGTGGGCGCCGACCCGGACCGGGTGCACCCCACCGGCAGCGACGCCTACCCGCGCCCCGCACCCCGCCCCGCGTACAGCGTCCTCGCGCACGGCCGGTGGAGGGAGACCGGCCTGCCCCCACCGCGCGACTGGCGCGCCGCACTCCACGAGGCACTGCCCCTGATCCGCAAGGAGAACCCTTCGTGA
- a CDS encoding class I SAM-dependent methyltransferase has protein sequence MKRHEFLRELHKVSANRNYLEIGVNDGRSLRLSRVPSIAIDPAFKVTSEIRCDVHLVRATSDDFFARANPLMHLKGGRHPLRNLRRGRHPLGHWRRPTLDLSFIDGMHLFEYALRDFINVEKHSDWTSVIVFDDMMPRNGDEAARDRHTGAWTGDVFKVREVLARYRPDLVTVLVDTQPTGQLVVFGADPRNKVLREKYEEIVAEYVVPDPQKVPEAILERAGAVQPEALLEAGFWRPLVRARSLGVRRSRGWEPLRSALEQVGVSR, from the coding sequence GTGAAACGCCATGAGTTCCTGCGGGAACTGCACAAGGTCAGCGCGAACCGCAACTACCTGGAGATCGGCGTCAACGACGGCCGCAGCCTGCGCCTGTCCCGCGTCCCCAGCATCGCGATCGACCCCGCCTTCAAGGTGACCTCGGAAATCCGCTGCGACGTCCACCTGGTGCGGGCCACCAGCGACGACTTCTTCGCCCGGGCCAACCCCCTCATGCACCTCAAGGGCGGCCGCCACCCGCTGCGCAACCTGCGCCGCGGCCGCCACCCGCTCGGCCACTGGCGTCGCCCCACCCTCGACCTGTCCTTCATCGACGGCATGCACCTGTTCGAGTACGCCCTGCGCGACTTCATCAACGTCGAGAAGCACTCCGACTGGACCAGCGTGATCGTCTTCGACGACATGATGCCGCGCAACGGGGACGAGGCGGCCCGCGACCGGCACACCGGCGCGTGGACCGGGGACGTCTTCAAGGTGAGGGAGGTACTGGCCCGCTACCGCCCCGACCTGGTGACGGTCCTGGTCGACACCCAGCCCACCGGGCAGCTCGTGGTCTTCGGCGCCGATCCCCGCAACAAGGTGCTGCGCGAGAAGTACGAGGAGATCGTCGCGGAGTACGTCGTCCCCGATCCGCAGAAGGTGCCCGAGGCGATCCTGGAGCGGGCGGGGGCCGTGCAGCCGGAGGCGTTGCTGGAGGCGGGCTTCTGGCGACCGCTCGTCCGGGCCCGCAGCCTCGGCGTCCGGCGCTCCCGCGGCTGGGAGCCCCTGCGGTCCGCCCTGGAGCAGGTCGGCGTCAGCCGCTGA